GTGGGCTCGAGCAGGGCGACGCGCACCACGTCGGGTCCGGTGATCAGGCGGGGCGCGTGCGTTTGCAGGGCGAACATGGCGATCAAGAGGCCGAGGTGAACGAGCGCCGAGCCCGTGACCGCGCCCCGCATCAGCGCGTCACCTGGCGCGGCGGCGGCTCCGTCACCAGGCCGAGGCTGCTCACCCCGGAGCGCCTCAATCGCGAGATCAGATCCACGATCGTGCCGTAGGGCACGCGCTGATCGGCCTTGAGGAACACCGGTCGCCGCGCGGCACCGGCCTGCGCCAGCGCGTCCTCGAAACGATCGATCGCCACCACCGAGTTGCCCACCGCCACGGTGCGGTCGGCGCGCACGCTGATCACCAGACCCTCGCGCACGTCGAGGCCGCGCGAGGCCACCTTGGGCAGATTGATCTCGAGACCGCCCTGAAGGAAGGGCGCGGTCACCATGAAGATGATGAGCAGCACCAGCACCACGTCGACCAGCGGTGTGACGTTGATCTCGGCCAGCGGCATGCGGCTGGG
The sequence above is drawn from the Candidatus Sulfotelmatobacter sp. genome and encodes:
- a CDS encoding biopolymer transporter ExbD; protein product: MKLGPSRMPLAEINVTPLVDVVLVLLIIFMVTAPFLQGGLEINLPKVASRGLDVREGLVISVRADRTVAVGNSVVAIDRFEDALAQAGAARRPVFLKADQRVPYGTIVDLISRLRRSGVSSLGLVTEPPPRQVTR